CGCACTTTGCGGAATATGCCGATTCACCGAACGTCACCTTCCTCACCCGCAAGTCCGGTTTGCTGGAGGTGCGCAGCGAGGGGGATGCCTACGAGGTTGGTCTACCCGCCATCCCCACCGAGCGCGAAGACTGGGCTGACGCGGCCGATGTGCTCGGCGGGAACCCGGACGAGGCATGGCGCAATCCGCTCGGCTACAACCTGTTCCTGTACGAAGACGAAGCGGCGATCCGCGCGCTCGCGCCCGACTTTCGCAAGCTGGCGGCGCTCGGGGATCACCTGTTCGTGTGCACCGCGCCGGGCACGGCGAGCGATATCGTCAGCCGGGTCTTTGTCCCCGCGCACGGGATCGACGAGGACCCGGTAACCGGCGGCGCGCATGCGGTGCTGACCCCATTCTGGTGCGCGCGGCTGGGTCGGGGCACCTTCACCGCGCACCAGGCCAGCGCGCGGGGGGGCGATCTGACGTGTCGTCTCGATGGTGACCGCGTCTGGCTCGGCGGGCCGTGCGTGACGGTCGTGGAGGGGGTGTTCCATTTGTGAGTTCCTGCGAATGCAGGAAACCAGCCTCATCCGGCGCAACTGGACTCCTGCTGTCGCAGGAGATCACCTCGCCGGATAGAGCGCCAGCACATCCGCCGCCTGTTGCAGCATCGGCGGGCGCTGTTCGCTGGTCGAGTGGCCCAGCCGCACCAGCGTGAGCCGTTGCTCGGGCGACACCAGCACATACTGGCCCATGTGCCCGATCAGCGAGAACAGGCTGTGCGGCGCGCGGTCGGGGAACAGCGGGTGGCCCCATTCGGAGCCTTCCTTGCCAAGCGGGCGGTTGAGCCAAGTCTGAAACCCGTATTGCTGCGCCGTCGGGCTGGGCTTCGTCATCGCCTCGATCCAGCGGCTCGGCACCAGTTGCTCGCCGCCCGGCGCGCGGCCCTTGCGGCGCATGAACTCGCCGAACTTTGCCCAGTCGCGCGCGGTCGCATGCATCAGGCTGCCACCGATCAGCGTGCCCGAGGCGTCGTATTCGGGCACCATCGAACTCATCCCGAGCGGATCGAACAACCGCTCGGCCAGATACCCGCCGACCGCGCGGCGCCGGGCATCGGGATCGCTGCTTCCGGTCAGCGCGCGGGCGGCGATATCGGCGAGAATCACGGTGGTGTTGGAGGAATACTCGAATCGTTCGCCCGGTTCGGATTCGAGCGGTTGCTCGGTTGCCCACCGCGCCATGTCGTCGCGCCCGTCGAGGAACAGCATCCGCACTTCAGAGGATTCGTAGGGCGGATCGCCTGCTTCGGTATGCCGCAGCCCGGCGCGCATCTGCAGCAGGTGGCGCAAAGTGATCTCGGCGCGCGGATCGCCCGGGCGCTGCCACATCGGCTCCGGCGCGGGGTCGTCGAGCGTCAGCTTGCCGTCCGCTACCAGCATGCCGATCAGCACCGCGGTGATGGTCTTGGCCATCGACCACGATACGAACCGCGTGTCGGCATTGTAGCCCTCGCCGTAGCGTTCGGCGGCGATCTTGCCATCGGCCATCAGCACCACCGCGCGGGTTTCGCCCAGACCTTCGATCGTGAACAGGTCGTCGATTTCGCGGGCGAGCTGGTCTTTCGGCGCGCCGGCGTCCGCTGTCACCGCCGCCAATGCTTCGTCGCTCAGCGGGGGCGGACCAGGCGTCGGCGCGTTGCCACACGAAGCTAGGCTTGGCAGGACCGCCACAGCGACGATAAGGGGAAACGGGCGCAGCATGATCGCGCCCTCAATTCCCCAAGCTTTTCGGAATGGCAATGGCAAAACCGCAGCGTTCGACATCCTCCCGTTTCGGCCTGTGGCTGCTGCTGATATTCGGGATTGCCATCGCGGGCGCGCTCTATGCCTGGCGCGAGCCGATCCACGGTTATGCCTCGGTCGGGACGTCCTATGCTGCACGTGTCGCGTGCTCGTGCCGCTTCGTCGCCGGTCGAGCGATGGAGGATTGCGAAAAGGACAAGCTTGCCGGAATGGAGCTGGTCACACTGGTCGACGACCCGGAGGCGAAGAGCGTCACCGCGCGCTTCCCGCTGGTGACGTCCAGCACCGCTACCTACCGCGAGGGCTATGGCTGCGTACTGGAGCCGTGAGGGCTAACTGGCTACCGGCGTGGTCGCGTCGATCCAGCCGCCGCCGACCACGCGCTCGCCGGCATAGATCACCGCTGCCTGTCCGGGCGCGACGCCGAATTCGGGCTCGGCGAAGCGGATCGTGGTGCTGGCGCCATCTCCCAGCGGCCCGTCGAGCGTTATCGGTACTGGCTTGGCAAGACTGCGAACCTTGGCGGTCAACTGTTCGTCAGGGATCGGGCCGATGCGGTTGGTTTCGATCAGCGCCGCGCTTTCGACCGCCAGCATCCGCTTGGGGCCGACACGTACCTCGCGGTTCTCGGCATCGAGGCCGATGACGTAGAGCGGTTCGGGCTGGCCGCCGATTTCCAGTCCCTTTCGCTGGCCGACGGTGAAATGGATGATCCCCTTGTGCTCGCCCAGCGTCGCTCCGGTGGCGGCATGGACGATAGCGCCCGGCACACCGCCTTCGGGGCGCAGTTTGGTGACGATCTTGGCGTAGTTGCCATCGGGAACGAAGCAGATGTCCTGGCTGTCGGGCTTGTCGGCGTTTCTGAGGCCCGCCTTCTCCGCCAGTTCGCGCACCTGCGTCTTGGGCAGGCCGCCCAGCGGAAAGCGGATGTAGTCGAGCTGTTCCTGCGTGGTCGCATAGAGGAAGTACGACTGGTCGCGCGCCGGATCGACCGCGCGATAGAGGTGCGGGCCGCCCTCGTCCGCCTCGACCCGGCGGACATAGTGCCCGGTCGCGAGGCAATCCGCGCCCAGCTCGCGCGCCATGCGGAACAGGTCGGTGAACTTCGGCCCCATGTTGCAGCGGATGCAGGGCACCGGTGTGCGCCCGGCGAGATACTCGTCGGCGAACTGCTCGACCACGTCTTCGCGAAACGCGCTCTCATGGTCGAACACGTAATGTGCGATGCCCAGCCGATCGCACACGGCGCGCGCATCGCGAATGTCGTCGCCTGCGCAGCACGCACCCTTGCGCCCGGTCGCCGCGCCGTAATCGTAGAGCTGCAAGGTGATGCCGATTACCTCCGCTCCGGTGTTGTGCGCGAGCGCGGCCACAACCGACGAATCGACGCCGCCGCTCATCGCCACCACGATCCGGCATTCGGACGCGGGGCGGGGCAGGTCGAACAGGCCGACCGTGTCGAGCCCGAAGGCCGGACCGGTATCGAGAGGCGATGCAGTGTCCATGGAAGCGCGGCAATATAGGCAAACGACCGCCGATGCGCCAGTCCGGCGGGGCGGGAACGGGCTGCAAACGGCAAGAATCCGCTTCCGGTTCGACCCGCGCTATTCCTAAGGGGTGGTAAATTGCGGTTTTACCCGATCTTGACGACCGCGCTCTAAACCGACCGGCATGTTTGAGAATCTGACGCCGATTTCTAAAGCCCTGGACAGAGATGACGTGCCTGGCGACCTGCTGGTCGGCAGCCGCGATCCGGTGCCTGGACGGGGCGGGGATGCGCTGCGCGCGATGCAGTGGAGCGAGCTTACCGCCCGGCTAAACGCCGCGCGCGACCTGCGCCGCGTCCTGCGCCGCGACGCCCGACACAACATCGCCAGCGCCGCAGCCAGTTTCGGTGATGCCGCCGCGACCTATTTCGAGTCGCTCGGAAATGGCGAACGGGCCGTTAACCCTGTTGCTTTAGGGGCCTCTAAAGCCTCTTGCGCCACATTTTGTGAACCGGGAGCCGACGCGGCATCAGGCGATACGAGAGACATGCGATGATTGAGAACCAGGACATCCGGCCGGCGCAGGTGATCGGTCCGCTCGGCGAGCCGCTGACGCTCGACGACCTGCCCTCGCCCCAGACCAAGCGCTGGGTCGTGCGTCGCAAGGCCGAAGTCGTCGCTGCGGTCAATGGTGGCCTGCTGACGATCGACGAAGTGCTCGAACGCTACAGCCTCACGCTTGAGGAATTCGCCTCGTGGCAGCGCGCGGTCGACCGGTCGGGCATGCAGGGCCTGCGTGTCACTCGTATCCAGCACTATCGCGACCTCTACGAACGCCAGCTCAAGTACTGAAAAAACCACAAAAATCCGAGTAGCCGGATCGATTATCCAGCCCGGACATTTCCTTATTGCTGCGCTTGCCCTAGGTAACGCTGCACAAAAAGGAGGACTGTCATGGGTTGGATTATTGCGCTTGTCGTCGGGGGAGTTGCGGGTTGGCTCGCCAGCTTGGTCATGAACCGCGACGCATCGATGGGAATTTTCTGGAATATCGTGGTTGGCTGCGTGGGCTCGATCGTCGGTAACGCCATCGCCGGACCGCTGCTGGGAATCACCGGCAGCGTGCAGGAATTTTCGATCACCGGCCTGATCGTGGCCGTGCTGGGTGCGGTGGTGCTGCTCGGTGTGGTCAACCTGATCCAGCGGGGCAGGGTGCGCTAAGCGCGCCTGAGGCTTCGCTTCAGCCGAATTTCGACGACGGCGCGGCCAGAACCGGCCGCGCCGTCGTTTTGTTTGTTTGGTTTCAGCGCGCTGCGACCACCGATCGGCGCGCTTAACCTTCGTCTAGGCTCAAAGTCGTCAGTCGAACCGTGGATTGCCCCGACAGCATGCGAGTCCTAAGACCTATTGCGCCTAGTGAGTTATACCGATAATACACCCAAGTCATTCCGGCATGCCGTTTAAGGGAACCGCATGAATTTCGAGACCACCATCACGGCCGAAGCCGCCGACAATGTCGCCGCCGATGTCGATGGCGGAACCGCCGACCCGCGCAACCGGCGTTCGGGCGTCGGGCGCTGGTTGCTGCTCGGCGGAATCGGCATTCTCGGCCTGCTGCTCGCGATCGCGGCCTATTTCGCACTGACTACCGGGGAACCGGTGGGCGCCGGCGACGACGAATCGCAGGCTCCGGTAGTAACCGTGATCGCCCCGGGCCGGACCACGATCGAAGGCGTGATCGAGGCACCCGGAACCATCGCGGCGCGGCGTGAAATGCCTGTCGGCGTGGTCGGCGAGGGCGGTCAGGTCCTGACGGTGAGCGTCGATGCGGGCGACTGGGTCAATGCTGGCCAGGTGCTGGCGGTGATCGACCGCTCGGTGCAGACCCAGCAGGCCGCCGCGCAGGCGGCGCAGGTCGAAGTGGCGCGCGCCGATGCCGGGATCGCGCAGTCCAATCTCGACCGTGCGCTGCAACTGGTCGAACGCGGCTTCATTTCCAAGGCCGATGTCGACCGGCTGACCGCGACGCGCGACGCCGCCGCGGCCCGCGTCAAGGTGGCCGAAGCGCAGCTGCGCGAACTGCGCGCCCGCAACGCCCGGCTCAACATCATCGCCCCGGCCTCGGGCTACGTGCTCGAACGCAATGTCGAACCGGGCCAGACGGTCGGCGCGGGAAGCCCGGCGCTGTTCCGCATCGCGCGCGGCGGCGAAATGGAAATGCTTGCCGCGCTCAGCGAAACCCAGCTGGCGGGAATTTCGCAAGGCGTATCGGCGCGCGTCGTGCCGACCGGGTCGGACAAGGAATTCACCGGGCAGGTGTGGCAGCTTTCGCCGGTGATCGACCAGCAGAGCCGCCAGGGCACTGCCCGGATCGCGCTGTCCTACGCTCCCGAACTGCGGCCGGGCGGGTTCGCCACGGCCCGGATCAACAGCGGGACCGTGACCGCCACGGTGCTTCCCGAAAGCGCGGTGCTCGCCGACGATCAGGGCGCGTTCGTCTACATCGTCGACAAGGACAACAAGGCGAGCCAGAAACGGGTCAAGACCGGGATGGTGACGCCGCAGGGTATCGCCATCACTGAAGGGCTTTCGGGCACCGAGATGGTGGTGGTGCGCGCAGGCGGCTTCCTCAACCCGGGCGAAACCGTCAATCCACGGCGGCAGCAAACCTAGACGCCATCCGGACGCAGATCCGGTGCGTATCACAAAGGGCAAACGACGCGAGAGACAGGCAGACCAGACATGAATTTCCGTAATCTTTCCGCCTGGTCGATCCGCAACCCCGTGATCCCGCTGGTGATCTTCACCGCGCTTTTGTTTGCGGGGCTTGTCTCGTTCTCGCGCATGGACGTCACCAACAATCCGGATGTCGAATTCCCCGGCGTGCAGATCGGCATCTCGCAGCCCGGTGCCGCGCCGACCGAAATCGAAAACCAGATCACCCAGCGTGTCGAAAGCACGCTGGCCGCCATCAACGGCGTGAAATCGATCAATTCGACCGCGAGCGAAGGCAGTTCGAACACCTTCGTCGAATTCGAAATCGGTACCGACCCCGACGATGCAGTGGTCGAGGTCAAGAACGCGATCGACACCGTGCGCGGCAGTCTGCCCGACGGCATCCTCGAACCGCGGATCACCAAGGCGGAGATCGCGGGCGGCTTCCTTGGCATCTACGCGGTGCAGGCCGACGACATGACGATCGAACAGCTGAGCTGGTTCATCGACGATACCGTTGCCAAGCGGTTGCAGGACATTTCCGGCATGGCCGAGGTCGGTCGCTGGGGCGGGGTCGACCGCGAAATCGAAGTGATCCTCGACCCGGCGAAAATGCAGGCGCTGGGCGTCACCGCGTCGCAGATCAATTCGGTCCTGCGCCAGTCGAATGTCGATGCGGCAGGCGGGCTGGCCGAGGTGGGCGGGACGCGCCAGTCGCTGCGCGTGCTCGGAAACACCGACACGGCATTCGAACTGTCGCAGCGGCAGATCCAGCTCGGCGGCGGGCGCACGATCCGCCTCGCCGACATCGCCACCGTGCGCGACGGTTTTTCCGAGCGGACCTCGATCGGCGAGGTCGGCGATCGTGAAGTCGTCAATTTCTACATGAGC
The Erythrobacter sp. JK5 DNA segment above includes these coding regions:
- a CDS encoding PhzF family phenazine biosynthesis protein, with protein sequence MPAIPYWHVDAFAAQPFGGNQAAVMVLDAWLPDDVLVKIGAENNFAETAFLVRDETGQADWELRWFTPTNEIRLCGHATLASGHTLLTHFAEYADSPNVTFLTRKSGLLEVRSEGDAYEVGLPAIPTEREDWADAADVLGGNPDEAWRNPLGYNLFLYEDEAAIRALAPDFRKLAALGDHLFVCTAPGTASDIVSRVFVPAHGIDEDPVTGGAHAVLTPFWCARLGRGTFTAHQASARGGDLTCRLDGDRVWLGGPCVTVVEGVFHL
- a CDS encoding DUF1153 domain-containing protein, with product MIENQDIRPAQVIGPLGEPLTLDDLPSPQTKRWVVRRKAEVVAAVNGGLLTIDEVLERYSLTLEEFASWQRAVDRSGMQGLRVTRIQHYRDLYERQLKY
- the mnmA gene encoding tRNA 2-thiouridine(34) synthase MnmA → MDTASPLDTGPAFGLDTVGLFDLPRPASECRIVVAMSGGVDSSVVAALAHNTGAEVIGITLQLYDYGAATGRKGACCAGDDIRDARAVCDRLGIAHYVFDHESAFREDVVEQFADEYLAGRTPVPCIRCNMGPKFTDLFRMARELGADCLATGHYVRRVEADEGGPHLYRAVDPARDQSYFLYATTQEQLDYIRFPLGGLPKTQVRELAEKAGLRNADKPDSQDICFVPDGNYAKIVTKLRPEGGVPGAIVHAATGATLGEHKGIIHFTVGQRKGLEIGGQPEPLYVIGLDAENREVRVGPKRMLAVESAALIETNRIGPIPDEQLTAKVRSLAKPVPITLDGPLGDGASTTIRFAEPEFGVAPGQAAVIYAGERVVGGGWIDATTPVAS
- a CDS encoding serine hydrolase, whose protein sequence is MLRPFPLIVAVAVLPSLASCGNAPTPGPPPLSDEALAAVTADAGAPKDQLAREIDDLFTIEGLGETRAVVLMADGKIAAERYGEGYNADTRFVSWSMAKTITAVLIGMLVADGKLTLDDPAPEPMWQRPGDPRAEITLRHLLQMRAGLRHTEAGDPPYESSEVRMLFLDGRDDMARWATEQPLESEPGERFEYSSNTTVILADIAARALTGSSDPDARRRAVGGYLAERLFDPLGMSSMVPEYDASGTLIGGSLMHATARDWAKFGEFMRRKGRAPGGEQLVPSRWIEAMTKPSPTAQQYGFQTWLNRPLGKEGSEWGHPLFPDRAPHSLFSLIGHMGQYVLVSPEQRLTLVRLGHSTSEQRPPMLQQAADVLALYPAR
- a CDS encoding GlsB/YeaQ/YmgE family stress response membrane protein; this encodes MGWIIALVVGGVAGWLASLVMNRDASMGIFWNIVVGCVGSIVGNAIAGPLLGITGSVQEFSITGLIVAVLGAVVLLGVVNLIQRGRVR
- a CDS encoding efflux RND transporter periplasmic adaptor subunit, with the protein product MNFETTITAEAADNVAADVDGGTADPRNRRSGVGRWLLLGGIGILGLLLAIAAYFALTTGEPVGAGDDESQAPVVTVIAPGRTTIEGVIEAPGTIAARREMPVGVVGEGGQVLTVSVDAGDWVNAGQVLAVIDRSVQTQQAAAQAAQVEVARADAGIAQSNLDRALQLVERGFISKADVDRLTATRDAAAARVKVAEAQLRELRARNARLNIIAPASGYVLERNVEPGQTVGAGSPALFRIARGGEMEMLAALSETQLAGISQGVSARVVPTGSDKEFTGQVWQLSPVIDQQSRQGTARIALSYAPELRPGGFATARINSGTVTATVLPESAVLADDQGAFVYIVDKDNKASQKRVKTGMVTPQGIAITEGLSGTEMVVVRAGGFLNPGETVNPRRQQT